One region of Gouania willdenowi chromosome 13, fGouWil2.1, whole genome shotgun sequence genomic DNA includes:
- the meis3 gene encoding homeobox protein Meis3, whose amino-acid sequence MEKRYEELVHYSGSEGMSVGGYGDNIRGLPPSQYGATVPDSLKHHKDQIYGHPLFPLLALVFEKCELATCSPRDSSTLTATSHLSAMTNHSDVCSSESFNDDIAAFAKQIRSEKPIFSSNPELDNLMIQAIQVLRFHLLELEKVHDLCDNFCHRYITCLKGKMPTDLILDERDGGSKSDMEDFTGSCNSLSDQNPSWLREPDECATTPLGTPGTCGLPSHSTLDNCSDAGDGLDGGLASPSTGEEDECDRDRRNNKKRGIFPKVATNIMRAWLFQHLTHPYPSEEQKKQLSQDTGLTILQVNNWFINARRRIVQPMIDQSNRSGQGGPYSPEGAALGGYGLDGQAHLGLRTAGLQGMSSLQGDYPSALLSQPGYPPHPGPSLHSYPGPHPHPAMLLHPPPHAHPAEPLLAQGLDIHAH is encoded by the exons ATGGAGAAGAGG TATGAAGAGCTGGTGCACTATTCGGGTTCAGAGGGTATGTCCGTGGGGGGGTACGGAGACAACATCAGGGGGCTTCCTCCGTCACAGTATGGAGCCACCGTCCCGGATTCCCTCAAACACCACAAAGACCAGATCTATGG CCATCCACTGTTTCCACTACTGGCATTAGTGTTTGAGAAGTGTGAGCTGGCAACCTGCTCACCCAGAGACTCGTCCACTCTTACCGCTACCTCTCACCTCTCTGCCATGACCAACCACAGTGACGTCTGCTCATCTGAATCCTTCAACGATGACATTGCTGCCTTTGCCAAGCAG ATTCGATCAGAGAAACCCATATTTTCCTCAAACCCTGAGCTGGACAACTTG ATGATCCAGGCCATACAGGTTCTTCGCTTTCATTTACTGGAGTTAGAAAAG gTTCATGACCTGTGTGACAACTTCTGCCATCGCTACATCACCTGCCTGAAAGGAAAAATGCCCACAGACCTCATCCTGGATGAGAGGGATGGAGGCTCTAAGTCAGACATGGAAGACTTCACTGGATCCTGCAATAGTTTATCAGACCAG AACCCATCATGGTTGAGAGAACCAGATGAATGTGCAACTACTCCTTTGGGAACACCTGGCACTTGTGGACTGCCTTCACACAGTACATTAGACAACTGCAGCGATGCAG GTGATGGTCTTGATGGAGGATTGGCCTCTCCAAGCACAGGAGAGGAGGATGAGTGCGACAGAGACAGGAGGAACAACAAGAAGAGAGGGATTTTCCCCAAAGTGGCCACAAACATCATGAGAGCGTGGCTTTTCCAACACCTGACG CACCCGTATCCTTCTGAGGAGCAGAAGAAGCAGCTGTCTCAGGACACAGGTCTGACCATCCTACAGGTCAACAACTG GTTCATAAATGCCAGAAGAAGAATAGTCCAGCCAATGATCGACCAGTCCAATCGCTCAG GTCAGGGTGGTCCTTACAGCCCAGAGGGAGCAGCTCTTGGAGGCTACGGGCTGGATGGGCAGGCCCACCTTGGGCTCCGAACAGCAG GTCTACAGGGAATGTCGTCACTGCAGGGCGACTACCCCAGTGCTCTGCTGTCCCAGCCAGGCTACCCTCCACACCCGGGGCCGTCCCTCCACTCATACCCAGGACCACACCCCCATCCTGCTATGTTGCTCCACCCACCCCCACATGCTCATCCCGCAGAGCCGCTCCTCGCCCAAGGACTGGACATCCATGCACACTAG